A segment of the Myotis daubentonii chromosome 6, mMyoDau2.1, whole genome shotgun sequence genome:
CTTCCCGGCTCAGGCTCACCCCGCTCACTGCGACGCTGTGACGGCCTCCTGAAGCCCCTGCCCCATCCTCCCTGCCATGCCCCCTCCCAGCTTACAGCCCTCTGTGGCTCCCACTGGCCTGAGGATCAATGCCAAGCCCTGACTGCCTCCCCAGCTCTGCGTCgtgccccctcctgcctgccctcccgcGCTCATTCCATGTTGAGCCACCACGCTGGCCATTTCAGACAGGGAGACACGCCCCCGGGGCCGGCCTTCACggtgtgtctgtctgtccaggGCAGGGGAGAGCGGGTCCCATTGGTCCCCTACCCTGGGAGCGGTGAGGACTCCAGGAAGCGCTGGGGATCTGAGCTCCAGGGTGGGGGAGGTCGAGGGCAGGGGGGGAGACTGGCAGTGATGGGCAGAGGCCGGGTTTGGGCCCCAGCAAAGGCACTGAGAATGCAAGTGTGAAGGGGGGGATGGCAGGGAGCAAAGGGTTAAACGTGAGGAGGTGGCCTGAACAAGCAGGCCAGGGGGGAGAGTTTAGGGGGGGCAGGTGGTCCTGGCTTGGGGAGAGAGGTGGACAGTGGGGTCACGGTGCAGGCTGTGCCCTGGCAGGCATGGCCTGTCCCTTCCCTTCACCTGTcaaattccccctcccccctcccgcagGCCCAAACCACAAGCCTCCTCCTTGAGGCCCCAgggctcctccctgctcctcgtCTGCAGTCTCCAAACCTGTGTCACAGCAGCAGCACCTGATTTTGTTGTTGGGTCTGTTGTTacacccctgcccccgcccccacgagAGAGGTGACGGATCCTCGGTCTGTGGGCAGGTGAAATCAGCAGACGAGCCCCAGCTCCCGCCTGGGCCCTCGgggtcagggccagggtcagggccgCAGGGAGAGGAAGCACCAGGGTTCAGTGGCTCCACGGTGGCCCAGCCCATCCTCCCGGGCACGTTTGCTGCACATCAGCGAGCACACACCCTGCTGGTGCCAACCACCCctgccgccgccccccccccaagtctctctcacacacacacacacacacacacacacacgcacacacacgcacacgcgcgtgcgcgcgcacatgcCAAAGTCCCCCcccacacgcacatgcacacacgctgaagttccccccacacacacacatgcacacgcacacacgctgaagtcccccccacacgcacacacgctGAAGTTcccccacacgcacacacgctgaagtcccccccacacgcacacacgctgaagtccccccccacacacgcacacacgctgaagtccccccccacacacgcacacacgctgaAGTTcccccacacgcacacacgctGAAGTTcccccacacgcacacacgctgaagtcccccccacacgcacacacgctgaagttcccccacacacacacacgctgaagtccccccccacacacgcacacacgctgaAGTTGCCCGCACATGATCAGCTGCCCACTTGCCTTCAGTGGACCTTCTGGGGCCCCACACCCACGGTCgcccctcttcctctccagcctctggGGCAGCGCTGGGTATTCCACTGCACAAGGTGCAAAGGTGCTCCTGGTGCTGAAGACAGCGGTgcgaccccctccccccgcagcccCGAGCCTCCCAAGGGGCCTCCCTGCtccactcccccctcccgcccccgcagCCTCTTCCCCACTCAGGGgagagtttttaaaattgatgagagagagagaggcatcagtTTGCTGTTCCCCTTATTGATGCCTCCACTGGTTGCTTCGTGCGTGTGCCCTGatgggatggaacccgcaaccttggcctatcaggacgacactctgacactctaacccactgagctcccggccagggcccaagggAGACTTGTCACTTGTCTCTGATAAAATAACCCCTCAAAGTTTCAGCTCCGCAAATTTccatttcccccttccttcctggcctcccctcccactcACCCGCTTCCAGCCACACAGGTCCTCCTGGTCCCCAGCCCACCAGGTGCTCCGGCCGCAGCGCATGTGCACATGCTGAGCTGGGCCGTGCGCACACCCCTGGCTCCCGCCCTCCCTGGCGCTCCCCTTGCACACCCCATCAGCCACTCCGACAGCTTACGCTTATTATTTATCCCCTGGAAATAATGCTCAGAAACGTGAGGGCTCTTTTGTTTTGTCCGCTGCTCTATTCCTCAGCGCCTGGGATGGGGATGGTGACAGCAGGTGCTTGGTAAACGCCGCTCCATGCCACATAGCACTTCCTTCAGCCACAGGAGCCCGGACTCGCCCATTTCACAGAGGCaggaactgaggttcagaggtgtggggcctgcctgcagccagcccagcctctccccctctgcctgtctgctcCCCATCTCATTTCCCACCTGGAAAATAGTACAGCTGGTTTgccgcccgcccctccctgccccccaatttGAGCCAGTTAGAAAGAGACACCCTCACTGGGTTTCAGAGCCCTCTCACCCTGCGCCCACCTGGCACGGGACAGCAACTGTAGatgccacccagcccccaggtcTGACCCACAGATGCGTCTGTGGTTCCCTCGAAGCCTTTCAGAAATGCAGGGCCCTCCGCGCGCGGTGTGAGCCTGAGCCcagccctgtgtgctccccccccacccccccaccccccgtgcccGCCGGGCCTTCCCACAGCTCATCCCCAGGTCCTGTCCCCACGGCCAGGCCACCCACCCAGAACCAGGCCCAGGACCCCTGGCGGCTGGCCAGGCCCTATGCCGGTGCCAGCTTCCTGCTCCTGCCTTGGCAGACgcccccatcctgccccctccacgccaccttcctctctgtgggttGTGGAAAGCGGATGGGGTGGACGCAGGGGTGGCATGGCCTGCACTTGACGGGAAGGAGCAGAGTCCCCCTCTTTGAGCCGagggccctgcccctcacccctcctAGCCTGAGCCGAGGGGCCTGGCCTGCCCTGACCCACTGTGGTGCCGGCctggacccaggagcccaggcaggcCCCTCCCAGGGCAACCGGAAAGGGGACGAAGCTCCGTCCTGCTGTGCTCTGGGCCCcagggctccccaccccctgcacagcTGGCCCCAGGTGGGGGCGatcaggaaggaggaggagaggtgtCCTCTGGGGtccctgcaggggagagcaggggtCTAGGTGCAACCAGCCTTCCCAACAGCCAGCTCTCTGGGGAACGCATTAGGGCACAGGTGAGTCGTATGGGCACAGGCTGCTTCCCGCTGACGCAGGGGGCAGCCCAGACGCCCGGCCTCCAGCCTCCGGCCCGCGCTgagtcaggcaggcagggcctggccaggagcCCGGGAGAAAGCCCCAGCCCGTGGGCCACCTGCGCTCTCATGGTCTGGGGCTAGGAGGGGGGACCCCCTCACCGGCTGCGCTGGTCAGGGACAGGCCAGTCACTGCGGTCTCTCTCCACCACCCCAAGCAGGTGCCACCACCCAACAAGCAGCTGTCACCAGTCACGTGATTGAGAGAGGCCTCCATGTTCTGATATTGAACTTCAGCTCTGCAATAGGGTCAGGCTAgacgtggggtgggggtggggtgcccaTGGAGCAGGCCAGACCAGTCATCATGAGAAGAGCTGGGGGCAATGTGagtgctcgctctctctctctctctctctctctctctctctcctcagagcCTTGGACCACGGAAGGGAAGGGACCCTGGTCCTACCAGGAGCCACCAGCACCTCCAGACAACAGCACCTCCTGGTGTCCAAAGCAGATCCCGTATGAGGTGAGCCTCCAGCTCCCGCCCGCCCTCGCTGCTGGGCCGGCCTCCTGGACGTCTGGGCCTCCTGCCCCGGCCTGCCTGCGGCTGGTGCTGTGCCTGGCAGTGGGCTGCCAccaggggcagtgggaggggcgCTCTGTATCGACCCCAGGGacctccacctgccccagcccagcccccgagGCAGGCCCCACGGCCCAGGCCTGCTTTCCTGGCTTTGTCCCTGTGCTGGCGGGGCAGGAACTTCCTGCTGGAGAATTCCCGGATCCTCCCTGTGAGGCCGCAAGCCCGGCTTGGGAACTGGGGCGGGAGGGACTCAGGGACGTGCAGAccaggcaggcctgggccagggtccttcccacccctgccaggTGCACAGACCTCCTGCCCAGACGCCCAGACACGCACTGCACCTGCCCCCGGAGCCCAGGGCGCTGTGGCCCCCAGGCACAGACTGGGGACTagactgacccccccccccgcccccctctgaCTGCTGAGCTGGCTCCGGGTGCCGATGAGCGGCAGGGTCCACAGTCAGCCAAGCGGGCCGGAGTCAGACTGGGCTTTATTCATAACCTCCCAGCCCACGTCCGACTGTGGGACAGCCTGCTGGCAGCCGCCCTGCAGACGCATGGGCACCGTTCATCCCAGGACCCGGCCCGGAGCTCCTGGGCTGTTTCCGAAGGAGAGGGGCTGCCTCCCTGTGCAGGTCCGTCCGGGCCGGTGGGGCAGACTCGCCGGCACCCCTCACTCCCTCGGAGGCCAGTGTGGAGGCCAGTTTCCCAGGGCATCCATCTCCTGGAGCAGCAGGCCCTGGGGCAGAGTGGCGGGAGGAAGAGGCCTCAGCCTCtgggctcccctctccctccaactccggcgggggtggaggaggtggggagggggggcagtgttCCTTCAAAACCCCAGGAGTCCAGCACCCAGCCGGCCCTCCCGTCCTCACTTCTGCGGTGGACACCACCAAAGGGGCTCCGCACCCTTCCCTCAGCCGCCTCAGCgcccctctcccagggccccAGCACTCCCCAAAGGTTGGGTGcggctctcccccccccccccgccccgccccggcttGGTGTCCCTGAGGAATGAGAAGGGCGTGGGGTGGTGATGGGGACAGACCTCTAAACACCCACGAGAGGACGATATCCCGAGGCAGCTGTGTCCCCAGAGTGAGGGCTGAGCTGGGCCCCCACTTGCCATGCCCCCCAGATACTCCCAGGCCCCTCCAATGCTGCTCAGGCCACCCCAGGACTgtgagccctgggcaggggcaggcaggctcAGGGGTGgttctggggggaggaggaggaggaagagggaaaaggcAAAGGCGAGGGGCCCTGCCCAGCTGACCTGCCGCCTAGGGTGGGTTGGGAGTGGTggctcagccctgcccccagagCTCAGAGGGGTGCCTGTGAGGCGCCACGGCCTCAGGACAATGAGAAGGCTGCCCTGGGCGCCTGGCGGGCCTGTGCTCCTGTAGCCAGAGCCCTAACCCTGAGGGCCCTGTGCAGGTGACGGCCGTACACTCTACATCGCCAACAGCCCCCTCACGGGCAGAGGCCTGAAGACCCGCCTCCCAGCCCGCTGCtcgctcttccttccttccttcctttttttcaattgatttttagacagagaggaaaggagcgggGGGAgtcaatttgtttttccactcattgatgcatccattggttgattcttgtaggtGCCCTTACCGGGGATTGACCTCAAAACCTTGTTTTATCGGGAGGATGCGCTAACCAGctgagctgcccggccagggcccaaCCCTCTGCTGTTTCCTTTGGTAAACCACACAGACGGGGGCATGTGTCCACTGAGTGGAAGGATGAGCTGATGAATGAATAGAAATTAAGCAGAAATGACCCCAACTCATCTTTCCACAACAGAGCCATCAATGCGCTCCCAGGCCGAATGCTTAGGCTGCTGCCCGGGGCGGGCAGCGGTGGTCTGTGGTGTGACCAGCGGAGTCACAATCCGcacctgtgtgtgtttgtggggtcAGGCATGGGTGtgaaggggagagaaatagaaaatgagcAACAGCATGTGAGTTACAGATGTACTAAAAGCCTTAGAGCCACTAGACAAGTCCCTCGTgttcagataaggaaactgaggctcagagaggggaaaggacctgcccaaggccacaagCAAGTGGATGGCAAACTTAAGCCTCAAGAGTGGACATTtggtcctggccggtttggctcagtggatagagcgtcggcttgtgaactgaagggtcccaggttcgattccggtcagggcacatccctgggttacAGGCTGGCCCTGTGCAGTCCCTGGTCACCCTAGCCATAGCTTTCTTCATCCactccccagtacggggtgtgcaggaggcagccaatcagtgattctctctcatcatggatgtttctttccctctctctgaaatcaataaaaatcaacactaataaaagagaaaaatggtaattggcgtacgatgatacccttttcattggctaatcagggctatatgcaaattaactgccaactactattggcagttaactgccaacaagatggcggttaatttgcatatgtaggcacaatgcagggaggcgaaagggaaagcaggaagaagccccctgccactgacagtgatgggaaacccaggggggagctaagagctggggggcagggcaaaggcggccctggggccgcctttgccctgccccccagccatgatcagagaatcaggcgccttttccgccctggccagtgatagcaggaagtaggggtggagccagcgatgggagctggacacggtcgaagctggcagtcccgggagctaggggtcccttgcctgggcctaaagcggagcccaggatcgcggggccgctgcagctgcgggtccccgctgcccgggccggacgcctcagccagaggcgttaggcctgggcaggggtggaaccagcaaccgcggggagctgggggtcccctgcccagacctgacacctctgccggaggcctcaggcctggtcaagggtccgacccagtgattggtgatcggagggtgatgagggtcaactcctctggccgaggcatcaggcctgggcggggggctgagccggggattggggggatatgatggtccccttgcccaggcctgaagcctgggtcagaggcgtcaggcttgggcggggggtggagcaagcgatcagagggagatgggggtcccctacccaggcatgattcctgggccagaggcctcaggcctgggctgggggccagagccagtgatcagggggagatgggggtcccctgtccaagcctgacacctctggcggaggcgtcaggcctgggcaaggggccgatcaggtgatcggagggtgatgggggtctacgcctctggctgaggcatcaggcctgggcaaggggcagagccagcaatcggagaggtctgggggtcccctgcccaggcctgatgcctgggccagaggcatcaggcctgggctgggggcagaaccagtgatggggggaaatgagggtcccctgcccaggcctgacacctctgtcagaggcgtcaggcctgggcaaggggccaatcctgcgattggagggtgatgggggtcaacgcctgagggctcccagtatgtgagagggggcaggctgggctgagggacaccccccacacacacccagtgcacgaatttcgtgcaccgggcttctagtataataataaaaaaagagtggAGATTTGGACTCTGGGTcaaatgagagacagagagactgatggggatgtgtgtgtgtccaggggTCAGGGTCGGACTCTCAGAAATACCACCAAGAAGGGATCATGCCCCCCCTACCCAGGCAGTGGGGGGCTGGAgcctgggccggggcgggggccaTGGGAGGCCTCCCGTCCGCTTTCGCCAGTGTCCTCGGGCAGCGTGGCATACCTGGGCACCCAGAATGCTCTCCAGGGTGATCTCTGACGGGACCAGTGGCTCCAGGCCCTCAAGGCTGCGCATCTtccggaggcggaggcgggacTCCTGCTGTGCTTCCAGAAACTTCTTTAACTCTGACTCCACGAAACCTGAGAGCCAGAGAGATGGCCAAGGGACAGGCAGGAATAGGCTGGAGCAAACTGCTGAAGGCCGAAGGAAGAGGCGGCTCTGGCTCCCATCCTGGCCCTGTGCAGTCCCTGGTCACCCAGCCATAGCGCTTTCTTCACCCACTCCCCGGAGCCAGCCAGACGCCGCCTCCCCAAGAAACTCGCTTCCATGGGCTCCCTCGGGCAAGCATGAGTGTGAGTCTCCTCACCTCCTGGGAGACCATGCGAGGGACAGACATCTACTCCCCTCCAGCCACCAACTCAAGAGCATGGATCTGGAACCATCCCAACTACCTAGGCTcaagtcccagccctgccacttcctagctctgtgatcttgggtgagttacttaacctctctgtgcctagCTTCTCCGCTGTGAAGTGGCGAGTATAAGACCTACCTCAGAAGCCAGTACATTATTTTGTGAAAAGCGCTTAGAAGAGGAGATGGCCCATAGAAATGATTATGTAATGGTTAGCAATGACTTTGTATTATCACCCTCCGCCTCTCTCTCATCTGCCCTCAGGGGCACCCTCTGGGGCCCTGTCACAGCAGTGCCCACCTGATGGGAAAACCAGAGCTGGAGGTGGCCACTGAACGGAATTCCGAGCGGGgattcccagccccagtcacaACCTTCACCTCGCGGTCTGCACACCCCAAGGGAGGAGGACCCTACCTAGAGGAGCGAGCCTCCCGCCCAGCCACTCTCTGGCCAACTTCCCGGGTGGTCATCTTAGGTCCTATggcaccacctggtggtcagagcTGGCATCGCACCCATGAGCCCATAGAAAACGGGACTGCCTGGGGCGTGTGGGGCCGGGAGGTGGGGCACCCCACTTACCCACTGTGTCGATTGGCCTAAATGCCTTATGCAGTGGCGACTGGAGGGGGACTGGGACGCAGAGCTTGAATGAGCTGTCCTcttcctccatttcctcttcctccccttcctcctcgtCGGTTAAGTCTTCCTCGAGAGGCAGCTGAGGGTGTTTCGGGTCACTGAGCAGGTGAGAAGGGCCCCAGCCCGCAGCCCCACCTCCACATGAAACAGGAAGCAGCCGGAGCAGCTCCGGGAGGTGAAGGCAGGACTGCTCTCActcctgggccccaccctggcctcccCCGGGCGGCCCCAGCTCGGCCCCACAGACCTTGGCCATGGCCAGTTTCTGAAACTGCTTGTACAAGGTGAGGATGTGGTTCCAGGGAGTGGCCCCCACCTTCAGAGAAGccggcctgaggtctcctgtgAAGGCAGTCATGCGACCGTCAGCTGGGTCAGCTGGCAACGGGGGTGGGCTCGGCCCAGCCGGGCAGGGACAGCTGGAGGTTGGGCTGCGGGGAGGCCGCCTGGTTTTCCTTAGCAAACACCTGCTATGCCCAGGCACAGTCTGAGCACTTTACAAggacatttcatttcattcttgcAACTACCTTCTGAGGCAGGAACTATCGCACTCTCATTTTATAGAGGAAACGGGCACACAGAAAGGCCGAGCAATCTGCTGCCACCACACAGCTTGGCACAGTGGAGTTGGGACTCCAGGCAGCCTGCCTCCAGCCTTCCCTTAGGCTGTGTCCTTCCCGGCCCAGCCCCAGTCCTGGAAAAAGGGAGCTGtccctggccccgccccatccctggcccgcccctgcctggccccgccccatccCTGGCCCGCCCCCGTGCCCACGCTCACCGtccggcagctgctgctcctccgaGGCAAGGGCCTCAGGGCTGACCTCCAGCGGCCCGGTGGCCCCCTGCTCCATCTCCAGGGCTTGGGCAAAGTGGTCCCTGATCCCAAAGCAGAGTCAGGTGGGGGTGGCAGGCGGGGCCCAGAGACTTGGTAAAGGCCCCGGACACCCCCACGTCCCCCAAGGCTCTCCCACAGGCCCTACTCAGCCCCTCCAtcctcctgctcccagctccccgctgGGCCCTCTGGGGCTTCATCCtggaggcgggagggggcgggggaccaggaggggaagggcaggtggagtgGGAACGGTGGCACCGCCTCACCCCGCAGGCGCCTTTCCGGCCCCAGCAGGACCCCTTTCCTCTGGAGCCCCCATCCCCAACCCTCACTTGTGGGAGGACCCTCATCTCTGCTTCCTTCCACACCCCCAACACACCCCTCTGGTGCCTCCTAGCCCTGATGTTGTCCGTCctgcccacccagctgccctGTCCAGTCCTCGACCCTCCAAGGACTCCCAGTcctggcaccccacccccaccccccacccccagcttccatCCAGGCCTTGTCCCAATTCCTCTGCCTcgggccccttccccccaccacagcccagcccctcacctgTCTGGGGGCcctgccgcctcctcctcctcttccctctgcgcCTTCTCAGACAGGTTGTCCAGGACCTCCTGGCTTCCTCTGGGCAGCACCCACTTTACCTCTACACCCGGGGCCATGAGGCTCAAGACCTTCATGGAGGGGGCGGTCTGGGCCCTCATGCCCCCCAGCCCCGAGGGCTCACGCTGTGGCAGGGCCTCAGGGGGGGTGCGGTGCCCCTGGGCCGGCCGCCTGGGCTCCTTCCTCCCCGCTCGCCCCTGGCGGTCCATCATCAAGGACCCAGGGCGCGCCTCATCTCCCAGCAGGGTCCCCTCGGAGCTCTTCCGGCTGCCCGTGCTCCCCACCAGGCTACGGAAGAAGCGGACCATGGAGGAGTGGTCCAAATCTCCAGACGGAGGGGTTGGAGCTGGGCTCGCCATCCTGAGAGGGACCTTGACTCGGAGGGAGGGGCCGTAGCAGCCCCCCCAGGACCAACTGCTTAAGAACTGGAGGAGCTTTCAAATTAAAAGCTCCAGTTGGAAACTTCCAGGAGTTCTAGAAGGcaaagggcaggcaggcaggaggcggggagtgatggggggatgagggggggattagctgggggcagagagggctgggggtggctgaggcagggaggaggcctggggagccAGCCTGCGGGTGGTTGGTGAGGAGGcatgtgggtggggggtgggcagaggaggcTTGGGGAACCCGGGCCCTGAGGAGGGGGCAAGGGGTCTGGAGGACTCGGCACACCCTCTCTGCACCTGCTGGCCCTTCCCTGGGTGGCCAGAGGGCccgcccttctctcccctccaggcACTCGGTTCACTTGGGTCCAGGGGGGCGCACAGACcccccttgttttgttttgtttcccccaGAGAATTCCTTCATTGAAACTTTCATTAAGTTTTACCGTGA
Coding sequences within it:
- the LOC132236575 gene encoding putative gametogenetin-binding protein 1, translated to MEQGATGPLEVSPEALASEEQQLPDGDLRPASLKVGATPWNHILTLYKQFQKLAMAKLPLEEDLTDEEEGEEEEMEEEDSSFKLCVPVPLQSPLHKAFRPIDTVGFVESELKKFLEAQQESRLRLRKMRSLEGLEPLVPSEITLESILGAQGLLLQEMDALGNWPPHWPPRE